A stretch of the Rhinoderma darwinii isolate aRhiDar2 chromosome 3, aRhiDar2.hap1, whole genome shotgun sequence genome encodes the following:
- the EIF3J gene encoding eukaryotic translation initiation factor 3 subunit J isoform X2, with product MAEADSWEVEDFETEEPVLAGGPLAVKDRWEGEDEDEEVKDNWDDEEEAENKQEPQKTEQKIPEKKKLLEKIKEKEKLSKKKQEEVKKKLEEPEEPVVLSPEDQLAEKLRLIQLQEDADLELAKEAFGVVSVTGIDAMNPSSREDFTEFGKLLKEKITQYEKSLHYPSFLETLMREICISLELDDLRKISNSLTVLCSEKLKQEKQNKAKKKKKGVVPGGGLKANMKNDLADYGGVDEGYGREFEDFM from the exons ATGGCGGAGGCCGACAGCTGGG AGGTAGAAGACTTTGAAACCGAAGAACCTGTTCTAGCAGGTGGTCCATTAGCGGTAAAGGATCGCTGGgaaggagaagatgaagacgaggAAGTTAAG GATAactgggatgatgaggaggaagcGGAAAATAAACAAGAACCTCAGAAAACGG AACAGAAAATCCCTGAAAAGAAAAAATTactggaaaaaataaaagaaaaagagaaactttCTAAAAAGAAACAGGAGGAAGTGAAAAAGAAG ttagagGAGCCTGAAGAACCTGTAGTTTTGTCCCCAGAGGATCAATTGGCAGAGAAACTTCGGCTGATACAGTTACAAGAAGATGCAGACCTAGAGTTAGCTAAAGAAGCTTTTG GTGTAGTCAGTGTTACTGGAATTGATGCCATGAATCCATCGTCACGAGAGGACTTCACAGAATTTGGCAAGCTGCTGAAGGAGAAGATCACACAATATGAGAAATCACTTCATTACCCTAGCTTCCTAGAAACACTTATGCGAGAAATCTGTATCTCAT TGGAGCTTGATGACCTAAGGAAGATCTCAAATTCCTTAACAGTTCTCTGCAGTGAAAAACTGAAGCAAGAGAAG CAAAATAAAgccaagaagaagaagaaaggagTGGTTCCTGGGGGAGGTCTGAAGGCCAACATGAAGAATGATCTAGCTGATTACGGGGGTGTAGATGAGGGATATGGACGAGAGTTTGAGGATTTTATGTGA
- the EIF3J gene encoding eukaryotic translation initiation factor 3 subunit J isoform X1, protein MAEADSWEVEDFETEEPVLAGGPLAVKDRWEGEDEDEEVKDNWDDEEEAENKQEPQKTVEQKIPEKKKLLEKIKEKEKLSKKKQEEVKKKLEEPEEPVVLSPEDQLAEKLRLIQLQEDADLELAKEAFGVVSVTGIDAMNPSSREDFTEFGKLLKEKITQYEKSLHYPSFLETLMREICISLELDDLRKISNSLTVLCSEKLKQEKQNKAKKKKKGVVPGGGLKANMKNDLADYGGVDEGYGREFEDFM, encoded by the exons ATGGCGGAGGCCGACAGCTGGG AGGTAGAAGACTTTGAAACCGAAGAACCTGTTCTAGCAGGTGGTCCATTAGCGGTAAAGGATCGCTGGgaaggagaagatgaagacgaggAAGTTAAG GATAactgggatgatgaggaggaagcGGAAAATAAACAAGAACCTCAGAAAACGG TAGAACAGAAAATCCCTGAAAAGAAAAAATTactggaaaaaataaaagaaaaagagaaactttCTAAAAAGAAACAGGAGGAAGTGAAAAAGAAG ttagagGAGCCTGAAGAACCTGTAGTTTTGTCCCCAGAGGATCAATTGGCAGAGAAACTTCGGCTGATACAGTTACAAGAAGATGCAGACCTAGAGTTAGCTAAAGAAGCTTTTG GTGTAGTCAGTGTTACTGGAATTGATGCCATGAATCCATCGTCACGAGAGGACTTCACAGAATTTGGCAAGCTGCTGAAGGAGAAGATCACACAATATGAGAAATCACTTCATTACCCTAGCTTCCTAGAAACACTTATGCGAGAAATCTGTATCTCAT TGGAGCTTGATGACCTAAGGAAGATCTCAAATTCCTTAACAGTTCTCTGCAGTGAAAAACTGAAGCAAGAGAAG CAAAATAAAgccaagaagaagaagaaaggagTGGTTCCTGGGGGAGGTCTGAAGGCCAACATGAAGAATGATCTAGCTGATTACGGGGGTGTAGATGAGGGATATGGACGAGAGTTTGAGGATTTTATGTGA